ATTTCTTTTGTCACACGAATTAAAACAAACTGCCAGAAAACTCCAGGAAACTCAGAGGTCGGGAACGTGTCTCCAGGTTAACGTGGCAAAAATAGTGCCTCGTAGCATGTTTTTCCTTGGTCCTCTGATCAAAAAGATCGATTCTGTTGCCTGCATCTGGAAGAAGTTAAGAACTGCTGTTGTACTTGGTAGGGTAGATTTACCTCTGTCGACTTACCTCTGCGAAATGGTAATGATAGTGTGAGACTGAAGAAAACCCGTGTGTAGACCTAAACAATGGAAGAGAATTAGAAAACCTGTGTAGGCGTTGTGAATGAGATAGGGATGTGCTGATGGCCTTAGTAAGTCCGTGTCCCCAGCATCAGTGTCTGCCAGAGGTCCCTTTTGCCACTTCCCGTGGGCTGCTTCTCTCTCGAGCAGCGCTGGAGGGAGAGCGCTTCATCTCCAAAGGCTGAAATTCCACAAAGATTTGTGATATGAAACGCGGTCTGTCCGAATGCCTTCCTCGGGGAGAAAACCCCGTCTCTGGTCGGGAAAAGGAAATGCAGGTAAGTTACTAAGAGGCAATAGGAAGAGCTTTGATGGCATACGCCATACAAAAATGTCATCAGAGATGGATCATAATATTTTGATCCATTTTGATTTCGGGAAAAGGAAACGCAGGTAAGTTACTAAGACGCAGTAGGAAGAGGTCGTCGTTGCGTTTTGATGGCATACGCCATACAAAAATGGCATCAGGGACGGATCATTGCTGTCCCCGGAAAGCCTAACTACCTTCAGCGGCGGATTTCCGTATGAACCGACGGCGCTGTGGAGATCAGTCGGGCAGGAATACAAAAGGGTCAGTAGGCGCAATGGTGTTCGATAATCTTTTGAACTGTTGTCTGTGTACATGAGCTGCAGACGTAACGGCAGAAGTTGGTCTCATCCTCAGTCCGACTGCGGGAAGCGCGGTGGCTGCGGGAagcgcggcggccgcggggccggtgTGTCGCAGCCCGGCTGCCTGCGGGGGCCCGGAGCAGGCGATGGTGAATGCGGACGAGGGCGGACGAGAGCTGTGCGCGGCGGATTTTGCCTTGACGCTTCAAACGGTGGTCGAAAATCCTCCCACAGCTGCGCACTTGGCTTTGCCGGGGCGGGGATGCGGGGGCGGTATTCCAGTATGCTGCGACACCGACGAGCCTCCGGCAAAAGGCGAGCACGAATGGAGAGCACAGATAGCGGAAAAACGCAGCCCTGTCTCATTTAAAGGGAGGATCTCCCCCATGACACGGCTGTCCTGTTTTCTCCCAAGGGACTGGAGTCGACGCATGTAGAATGCGTCTCCTCTCACTTATGCCGTCCCATGTGTCGCCCGTCTCCGTGTAGAGGAAAATGTGGAGTAATCTGCGTTTCTCAGAGTCTGCTTTCCTTCTACCTCCCCTTTCCACTCAAAGTTTCATAGCAGGGTGGTCATTtgcgctgtcagcagagctgatGGGTAACAGGGAGTATCTCCTGTGGAGTTATCGCCGAATCGTTTGACCCTCCTATTCCCTCAGAGGGATGCTGTGCGCGGGAACACAGGGACCGCAAAAAGGGgatgtgtttccttgtttttcctcttccttctacCCTCAGTTCTTAAAAGAGTTGCTCACAGAACACCCTCACCCCGGTGGCGTCGTTACAAACCACTTCTAGATATATTTTGATGCAAGAAATGTATAGAACTGTGTGTGGAACGTGCAGTTCGGAAACACTTCAATTAAACCTCAAGGTTTCTGACAGAGGAACCTCAATCAGGGTATTCTTGGGACCTGTCCCATTGATTGAAAACTGTGTTCAATATAATTTATGGCAAGACCATTTCACAAGAAAATAAGTGTGAAGTGTTTTCGGCCATTTGAACTGATGACAGGGGCTACAAATCAAGATGCACAGAGGTAACAATAAACACCAGTCGAAAAGCAAATAAAGCGTCTCCgagaagaaataaaacttctaTAGGATTTTTATGGCTATTTTAACCAAAGAACAAAATTCAGGCCTCAAAATCAGGTGTAGTTAGTGAAAAGCACTGTTTCAGAAAAGCTGACAGAAGGGCCCTCTATGAAGAAGCTGGGGAGAATCATGTGAAGTTCTCCTAAAccaatgaaatgaaaattctgGGGATAAAATATTCGGCAACAAAGTGAGAAAGAATCGAATTGCATGGAATGGGAAAGGGCAGAGATGAAGCAAACCAGCGCTATTTACAGAGAACCGTAAGAGGCAATTCGTCCAGAATGCCACATGATGTCGCTCTGACCTAATAAACGTATACTAAAAGCAGGGGGAGGGCGGGGAAAGACCTTCCGGTGCACATAAAAAAAGAATGCAGATGAGAGAAAGAGCAGCGCAGAAGATGCGCAGCCCCTGAGGAAGGATTTACTGTACAGCGCACGGCTAAAATCGTTTCAATATAAAGATCTTTAACGAgacggtggggaaaaaaaggaattgatgACTGCGATGGACGTTTACGGACCACGCCAGCAGTGCTGGTGTGCCGTGttgcgggtggtggtggtggtgcaggcggCGTGGGCGCTGGTCGCTGGTCAGGTGCGGTACTCGGTGCCGGAGGAAGCCAAGGCCGGGACGGTGGTGGGTCGTCTGTCGCAGGACCTGGGCCTGGAGGCGGGCGATGCGGAGTCGCGGCGCTTGCGTCTGGTGTCGCAGGGCCGTCGTGCGAGCGTGGAGGTGAGCGGGACGAGCGGGGCGCTGGTGGTGAGCTCGCGTCTGGACCGGGAGGAGCTGTGCGGGAAGAGCGCGCCGTGCGCCCTgcgcctggaggtgctggtggagcgGCCGCTGCGCGTCTTCcacgtggagctggaggtgaccGACATCAACGACAACGCcccgctcttccccgccgcccgcaAAAACCTCAGCATCGCGGAGCTGTCGCTGCCGGGGTCCCGGTTTCCGCTGGAGGGCGCGTCGGATGCAGATATCGGAGCCAACGCGCAGCTCTCCTATACACTCAGCCCCAGCGAGTATTTTGGTTTGGATTTACAGCGGAGTGAAGAATACCGTGAATCTCTGTCTCTCGTACTCACAAAACCGCTGGACCGCGAGACTTTGCCTGTGCACCGTTTGGTGTTGACGGCGAGTGACGGTGGCCGTCCGTCGCTAACGGGCGCGATGGAGCTGTTGATCTCGGTGCTGGACGCCAACGACAACGCGCCCCAGTTCAACCAGTCTGTGTATAAAGTGCAGCTGCCGGAGAACGCTACAGAGGGGACGCTGGTGGTGCGTGTGAACGCCACGGATCCAGACGTGGGAAGTAATTCCGAAGTGACATTCACTGCGATCAATATTTTTCCTCCGAAGCGattaaaaagtttccttttaaataCGCAGACGGGGGAGATCCGTCTCACGGGCGCCTTGGACTTTGAGGACGTCCGTTCATACGAGATGCAAATCGAAGCGACAGATAAGGGGACACCTCCGCTGTCGGGACACTGCAGGGTGGTGCTGGAGGTGatggacgtgaacgacaacgcgccggagGTGTGGGTGACGTCGCTGTCGGTGCCGGTGTCGGAGGACGCGGcggtggggacggtggtggcgCTGCTGAGCGTGTCGGACCGGGACTCGGGGTCGAACGGGCGCGTGCGGTGCGCGGTGTGGCCGGCGTCGCCGTTCGGTCTGGTGTCGACGTTCGCGGGGTCGTACTCGCTGGTGCTGCGGGAGGCGCTGGACCGGGAGCGGGTGTCGGAGTACGAGGTGGAGGTGCGTGCGGAGGACGGCGGGTCGCCGCCGCTGCGCGCCAGTCGCGGGGTGCGTGTGCCGGTgtcggacgtgaacgacaacgcgccggcgtTC
This is a stretch of genomic DNA from Larus michahellis chromosome 11, bLarMic1.1, whole genome shotgun sequence. It encodes these proteins:
- the LOC141750024 gene encoding protocadherin alpha-2-like, with the translated sequence MTAMDVYGPRQQCWCAVLRVVVVVQAAWALVAGQVRYSVPEEAKAGTVVGRLSQDLGLEAGDAESRRLRLVSQGRRASVEVSGTSGALVVSSRLDREELCGKSAPCALRLEVLVERPLRVFHVELEVTDINDNAPLFPAARKNLSIAELSLPGSRFPLEGASDADIGANAQLSYTLSPSEYFGLDLQRSEEYRESLSLVLTKPLDRETLPVHRLVLTASDGGRPSLTGAMELLISVLDANDNAPQFNQSVYKVQLPENATEGTLVVRVNATDPDVGSNSEVTFTAINIFPPKRLKSFLLNTQTGEIRLTGALDFEDVRSYEMQIEATDKGTPPLSGHCRVVLEVMDVNDNAPEVWVTSLSVPVSEDAAVGTVVALLSVSDRDSGSNGRVRCAVWPASPFGLVSTFAGSYSLVLREALDRERVSEYEVEVRAEDGGSPPLRASRGVRVPVSDVNDNAPAFAQAVYTVLARENNAAGAELARVWARDPDEAGNGRVSYSVWEGGVGGASSGGGWRSASSYVSVDAESGRLWALRPLDYEEVQVLQFEVRAVDAGEPSLCGNATVQVFVVDENDNAPALLPASGVGAWSGSSSEAASGSVWAWAWASWGTPAGQVVAKIRAVDADSGYNAWLRYELWEPRGKGPFRVGLYSGEVSTARALEEADGPRQRLVIVVRDHGEPSLSATATLSVSLVEGGEAALAAAGSSSSSSSSGVGLRPAEGGASVSSSAATNVWLVVAICAVSSLFLLAVVLYVASRWAPRAAVLSGPGAATLVCASEVGSWSYSQRQSRSLCVADGAGKSDLMVFSPNFPPPPPPAPVPAAKETHPEAPALLDTSLSESRDGVVVFSSVLFPPMLLLYILE